Within Carassius auratus strain Wakin unplaced genomic scaffold, ASM336829v1 scaf_tig00214017, whole genome shotgun sequence, the genomic segment TGTCCCTGACAACTACTTTTTTACTCCTTAGATGTCTTGTGGATGCCAATTTCaaactttaattgtaaaattgtgaataaGTGTAGATGAAAATCTCAGATCCTTATCAAGCCTTCCATTGGCTAGTGACATTCCAGAACGTTCTCATTTGTTAATTACAGGCCCAGAGACCTTTGAGGTCCAAAGGTAATCAATCAAGCTGAAAGGGGAGGAGCCGCTTAAATTCAAAGACATTCTTTGTCTATCATAAACACACTTTCaaactttaattgtaaaattgtgaataaGTGTAGATGAAAATCTCAGATCCTTATCAAGCCTTCACTGGCTAGTGACATTCCAGAACGTTCTCATTTGTTAATTACAGGCCCAGAGACCTTTGGAGGTCCAAAGGTAATCAATCAAGCTGAAAGGGGAGGAGCCGCTTAAATTCAAAGCTGTACTTAATGGCAAAGACGAGCACTGGTGGGTATTGTGTTAACGTTTGTCAGGATGGGTCTTTTGCAATGTCTGTTAGTGCTGGTTGTGCTTGTGGTGTTTGATCTGAAGAATGCTATTGGAAGTTTGAGTTCCAGTCAAAGTTCCAAAAAGCAAGAAGCATCAATCATATCCAGCTTCCAGAGTGCCTGTTTCTTCTCAAGTGCTCGGGAACACTTTGCAGAAGGCCTCTCTGTTTCAGAGTCTCGACTACAGAGGATTTGCACAAGAGCCTCTTGGTCTTCAGGAGAAGCAGGTGTTGCAGGGTCCAGTGAAGCCTCTGGACTGGAGGTTTCCCATTGTTCCAGAAGTGCCGAGTGAGATGGCGGTGGATTTCCATTTGAGGCAACCTGTGACCCCCAGTAGTGTAGCTATTCAATGCGGTGAGAACCGGATTCATGTGGAGGTACAGCAGGACTTGTTTAGCAATGGTGAACTGATCCAGCCATCTGGTCTGACTCTGGGAGGATGTCCTGTTGTCGGTTTGGTCCCAGGCTCTAAGGTGCTCTTCTTTGAGAATGAACTGCAGGACTGCAACAGTGTCTTGATGGTAAGAGCTGTTAAGTGTTACTAGATTTATTGAACCCTACTAAAAATGGGGCCCTTGTTTTGGTATCGACGTTCTAGATTCAGGGAACCATCCATGGGACGGTTCTCTTATAGTGGGAAAGACTCTTAATAACTGCTTACTCGGGTAACCAAGTGTTATGGCATGACTTGCTAAGATGCCTTTTGGAATGGGTTCTCTTTTTCGGAGAACCCTCTTGGTAACAACGTCAGTCTCCTATAGATGACCAAGGATGAGCTTGTCTACACCTTTGCCCTTACCTACACTCCTGAGGCGTTTGCTGGCACTCCGATTACCCGTGCAGGTGGTGCAGTTATTGGAGTTCAATGCCACTATCAAAGGTAAGCGACCTTTTGTGACTTGTGGCATTGCTTGCAGTGGTGGAACTGCAAGCCCATTTAATTGGTCACTTCTTGAACTGCAGGTTTCAAAATGTCAGCAGTAGTGCCTTGAAGCCAACTTGGGTCCCTTATGCCTCAACGGAGGCTGGTGAAGAAGTCTTGGTGTTCTCCCTGAAGCTCATGACTGGTTTGTGCAGTTTCTCTAGACCTTCTGCCTTCTGAACGAGGCTGTGCCTAAGCAGTTCTTCCCTCTTGCAGATGACTGGTCCTATGAGAGGCCTTCAAACTCTTACTTCCTGGGTGACGTTATTAATGTTGAGGCATCTGTGAAGGTATACAACCACGTCCctctgcgtgtgtttgtggacaGCTGTGTGGCCACCCAAGTACCTGATGTGAACGCCCTTCCGAGATATTTGTTCATTGAGAATCATGGGTGTGTTCATGTCACCAGATGCTGCAGAGTTGACTTGTTCTCGAGTTTGCTCCTTGTAACCGCTTTGTCCCTGACAACTACTTTTTACTCCTTAGATGTCTTGTGGATGCCAAGGTCACCGCTTCCAGCTCGCGCTTCATGCCTCGATCCCAGGAAGACAAAATCCGGTTCCAGCTGGAGGCCTTCATGTTCCAGGGGGGATCCAGTCCTTCTGTatgtattatgagtgttggagAATGACCTCTCCCATTTGCTTTGGTTTGTGTCCCCTTACCCGTGGTGTCTCTTGCAGATCTACATGACGTGTGTTCTGAAGGCCACTCTTGCTTCTGCACCTAGTGACGCGCTCCACAAATCCTGTTCCTTTGCCAATGGGTATGTTCATGCCACTTACGAAtacattaaaggtgccatgtctGATTTTTCGTATTGCAGGTGGCTTGCTGCTGATGGGAACAACCAGGTTTGTGGTTGCTGTGACTCAACATGTGGTCCTGATGGTGGAACTGCTGCTTCTCCTTTTGGAGGTAGGAAGGTGCTTTTAAGCTTGGTTTTTGACCCTTCAAGCACTTAACTTTGGTGTCTGCTTTTTCTAGGCCTTCGGTGGGAAGGGAAGGCCTCGCTCGGTCCTGTAGTGGTTCAAGAGCACAAGAAGACTTTAGCTGGTCTTCAATAAATGTGGGGGAGCAAACTTATTCTCGTTTCTGTTTTTCTTGTCTAGTTTAACCAATTGATTTTGTGCGAGGAAGTGGGTAGTCCTACTGTACCTATTCTCTTGCCAGAAGGAAAGGCTCCCTTTTCTCGTTAGGGAAGTTAATAAACCTTTTAAAGGGACCTGCTGTGAGCTCCCTTTTTTAGGAGTACTGTAAAGGTGGAATACATTGCCCATGATGCTGTAAAGGGAATTCTGTTAATTGGCACTTGTGCCAAAAGAGTTCTGCGTGAACGTCCACTTCCTTGAAGCACTGCAGATTTTTGCGTGCATCTTATGCAGTGAACTTGATTTTCTTCGTGTTGGTAACTTCAAATGAGCAGTTTAATTTCCCCCTTGCATCCCCCAAATAGGTTTGATCAGTTAAATTTGTTTCCTAATGCTCTTTGTTGACATCTCTCATGCTTTTTAAATCCATGTACAATAGAAGCGCACTCCCAGTATCAACACTGGCACCACGTTTTCCACCTTCAGATGGGTTATTTATAGGCTTTACATTTTAGGAAAACGGCAGGCATCGCTTAAGTTTAGTATTTGGTGTGCCGAACCTGTACTGACGTAAGGGGTTTTTTGTGCAGTAGCAGGTCAGTTAGAATTCTGAAAAATCATTGACGAATTGACTCCCAGTGAATGACCTTTTTTGGTTTGTCACTTGTGCAACATCTTGGGCGGTTTCAATactaaagggatactccaccccaaaatgaagatCGTCATCACTTGCCCCCAAGTCGTTCCGAACCCATAagagcttcgttcatcttcggaaccccacttattttggatgaaaaccaggaggcttgtgatttGGCCCACAGGCTGCCAAGTAAaatgcactgtcaaggtccagaaaagcatcCTCGGAGTAGTCAGACTGTGTAcgttcttctgtgtcagccgcgccacaagcaTATGTTCTCCTCGCTTCCTAACGTTACGGTTcatccactgatggcagatgggtaATTCCGATGGtgcttttctggaccttggcAGTATATGGGATGGTCAcaggcctcccggttttcatccaaaatatctttaaccCCTTTGCTGTCAAGGATAGTCACCGGCCCcagattattgttttactttcacaGCACGTCAAACCTCTCTGCTGACAGAGACCGGATTCGCCCGTGTCTTGTCCATCATAACTGTGCATCATATCCCGCCCCATCCTACCCATGATGCATTTCCTGTACACATCTGTGTTGATGTCTgaccacaacaacacagagaaacctctgtacccatgaaatatccaaataattaACACACGATTACGTTAGTTAATGGTATGTGATTTTGGGCGTTTTTATAACataaatgtacatctgaaatgctaacttgtgcagcgacgtaaaaggctataaatagcatatttttacagcaGTAAAATTCCACATGTGATCGCAAAAGGAGGTTATTACAAACAATCGGTTAATTTTCATGAATAGtcttatgtagcttgatgctaacgttagctctaatgcagctacatagcaggtgcagttcttcttcataatgcattttgtaatcattttgtcaaaggttgtaagaaaatgttttgttgtaattttatagTAAGGCTTTTGATAATAGTGGGGTAAATGGATACTGGAATAATGATAAATGAAGAATCAGGATTTTGTGTCATACCTGGCCCATGTGTGAAAGGCTCGTTTTGTAacaacaatagaatcatgaatggggcagTTTTGCCGGTCCAAACAAGAGATAATTGCATTCCAGGAGTCATAAATCAATTTTactagccttctctaaaaacacacatgacacgGTCTTAGAAAaggtttcataaaattcacactttgtgagattatattctgaaatgtcaaaatgaagtattagtagacttgtggctttagcttcattatgtatctaaaatcatatcctacatcacttttaaataggtttttaatatttttactgacaTGTTTGAGCTTACATACATCTCTTTTATAACCGTCTAagtaattctgattcctgaacagtaaactttgaggTGTCAGCTGTGTGAACcgatgttgattatgtatctagtaagAAAGACTCCTTAGCAGCAACCTTTTAATTTTGGGCATGTCATTCGTGTCTCCATGCTGAAAATGGGGGGGTGACAAGTAAGGGGttcaattgtgttccaaagacgaatgaagtttctacaggtttggaacgacacgggggtaagtgattagtgacaccattttcattttggggaggagGATCCCTTTAATAGCATTACTTTGAGTTGAGGACAATTGACACGGTTTCGTGTTTGCTTCAAGACAGTCGAGAATTGATTTCCATTTAAAACTTGAGCTGGATTTAAAACAAAAGCCGCAAGTAATCCACATAACTTTATATTGTGAATATCGGGAGCCAAACTACCGTTTGGAAGACAAATTAAAATAGGGGAACCTTGTGCTGCCCCAGGTTAACAACTGGAGGATGGAGAAAGGAATGCCTTGGTTTAATGGTGCGAGGAAAAAACAACTGGGAAGAGGCACGTAATCCCGGATTCTGTCGAACCAAAACAATAGACAAAGAGATACCTCGGGGTTCTGCAGggtttattaaaaacactagatttacatgaccagagtaacttctccactagaaaccacagtctgctcccCAGAGACAGCCTTGATACGGGTGTCTCTTCCTGAAAGAGAAGTGTTAGAAGTGAGAACGCACTTCTAAAATGCTCAGTTCCTCTTGTCGAGAGAAAGCAAGAACTCACGTTTCCTGGTGCAGCTTTGCTCACAAGAGCcagatgatggatggcacaccgctgtactgcagtggatgaagacctgacagggaagaaagaggctcaagtcatagaatccacaagtagtaaatacacaaatgttcaagtaaaggggggcatacggtttcctgcagagcagccagtgaggctggatctacaaatgtgaacatcttcacaacaaagcgcttgtagtgggttgggaactgaagaccagacgatccagtcactggaaccagtgtggtcagatagcggtcgtcctggtaagggcatctgaagaCAAAGGAGAAGGTTAGAAAGGGTCTCCCAGCAGACTAAAAGGATGAAGATTGGCTGTACACTCACCCGTCgatcagaaggtcccactgggggagACTGAGTGGACTGGGGGTTGAAGTAGTCCAACAACGTCccagcatcaggacaatgttggggtcagtcctctccataatgtgcacctcaacatacacaggctctcgcaggacttttgtgatgggataatcagcgtcactgtagtaggacgtgtaggcctcatcccctgaggaacaacacTGGGGTTTAACCGGACTCCAGTTTGAAAGGctttaggcagacacaggacaagaccttaccttcagcacagcctttggtgacacattggccattggccagtctgagctccaccctgagaggtccaggagcggctactggtggaggtggaggaacggagttgacctccacaaccagagcttccacagaagttcccgaatatctacactggaagagaaacctGGACGACACACAGCGAGCTTGTAGCATTTATCAGGGATTAGTGGTCACACCAAGTCATGGATCACCTACTCaaaatgactgtcccttgtgatggaaccatatggtccaatccccacttcatacgaTGAGGTCATTCGGTTTTCATACACCACATATCCACCGTCCTCCTGTCAATAGAAACGGTGTCAGCATCCAGTCCAAGCGatgcagaataaaaccagtagcagctgctaaccatcacgctcgtgccacatgcggtcacagggaactggtatatAGCAAAGGAAGGTGTAGACCCCACAGGAGCACAAGGTGGGTCGTTTCCACCCAGTAGTTGAACcgaatccagactcagtcgaggcaaGGTAACGTCTCGagacaccactaccacaaactgaccatctctaataCACTGGACAGTCACTAGAACAAGAGCAGGTTAAATTCAGAGAAACGGTTTAACACGAACAGAATAAGATGGAGAACGCTTACCTGCCCTCCCATAGAAACACTGCTGTCCGttaaagcagcagttgatagcttcacacgcagcaccactgatcccaggtagaccgcattggatctgctcagaatcagctacagCACATTTATCAAGTTGatctggcttctgaagcggaaactgcggcttaggttgttgtggaactggcttctgaagagggaactgcggcttaggttgttgtggaactggcttctgaagcggaaactgcggcttaggttgttgtggaactggcttctgaagcggaaactgcggcttaggttgttgtggaactggcttctgaaacggaaactgcggcttaggttgttgtggaactggcttctgaaacggaaactgcggcttaggttgttgtggaactggcttctgaaacggaaactgcggcttaggttgttgtggaactggcttctgaaacagaaactgctggttagttagctgttgaactggcttctggagCTGAAACTGCTGGTCAGTTTGCTGGATCATCAGAGCTTGAGCATTCTGAAGCGATTGACTCCACTGTGGGACAGCATGACAGAAAGCACAGACCACCAAAATCTGAGCCAAACACCAACTTCCAGCCATTGTTCAACAGCTAAACACAAAGTGAAGCTATTGCCCTTTGgtctttttgtattctacagGTTCCAGCTAATTAACGATAGTCCCTCCCTCTTCATTGACAACTGGGTGATTCTCATTGGATCTCGAGATTCAATTCTTATTGAGAGAAAACGCGTATAAAAGCAGCACAGAGGCTGTGTCCACATCTTCACTGACAACTCTCTCAAGACTCGTTCACGCGGACGCTAAACATTCTTTCCAAATCTTTATCTTCGTCTGATACAGGCTCAAACATATCAGGTTGGATGCCTAATCTCGCCATCGTTCACGCTGGACAGAAGAGATCTGCGCtgtgaaacagccaatcagagcagagctcaACATTATTGTTCATGACCCTTCCAAATAATTCTAGGGACAAATCCCAGGGTTGTAAACGGACATGTAAAACCGTTCCAGAGAATTTTTGCCCATACCCAAGCCACGTACCTTTTTATGTagatctcatttaaaatattgtatcaatgcattctatggcacctttagtTGGGATTATGAGATCATATTTTGGCCGGAAGCAatcatttgaatttctcaacgatggatttgtttcttataaacagacAACCTTTCCCTTCACAAGACCGTAATtgatgtgaattacttgtggattattttgatatttataataGCTCTTTGGACTTTCGTTTTGATGCCACCCATTCACtggggagcaagtgatgtaattctacatttttccaaatcttttccaatgataaactaaaaactctttaaaaaagagagagagagatttttatgaatattctctattatttgagtcatatcaggcgcttttttaatgacattctTTGTCTATCATAAACACACTTTCaaactttaattgtaaaattgtgaataaGTGTAGATGAAAATCTCAGATCCTTATCAAGCCTTCCACTGGCTAGTGACATTCCAGAACGTTCTCATTTGTTAATTACAGGCCCAGAGACCTTTGGAGGTCCAAAGGTAATCAATCAAGCTGAAAGGGGAGGAGCCGCTTAAATTCAAAGCTGTACTTAATGGCAAAGACGAGCACTGGTGGGTATTGTGTTAACGTTTGTCAGGATGGGTCTTTTGCAATGTCTGTTAGTGCTGGTTGTGCTTGTGGTGTTTGATCTGAAGAATGCTATTGGAAGTTTGAGTTCCAGTCAAAGTCCAAAAAGCAAGAAGCATCAATCATATCCAGCTTCCAGAGTGCCTGTTTCTTCTCAAGTGCTCGGGAACACTTTGCAGAAGGCCTCTCTGTTTCAGAGTCTCGACTACAGAGGATTTGCACAAGAGCCTCTTGGTCTTCAGGAGAAGCAGGTGTTGCAGGGTCCAGTGAAGCCTCTGGACTGGAGGTTTCCCATTGTTCCAGAAGTGCCGAGTGAGATGGCGGTGGATTTCCATTTGAGGCAACCTGTGACCCCCAGTAGTGTAGCTATTCAATGCGGTGAGAACCGGATTCATGTGGAGGTACAGCAGGACTTGTTTGGCAATGGTGAACTGATCCAGCCATCTGGTCTGACTCTGGGAGGATGTCCTGTTGTCGGTTTGGTCCCAGGCTCTAAGGTGCTCTTCTTTGAGAATGAACTGCAGGACTGCAACAGTGTCTTGATGGTAAGAGCTGTTAAGTGTTACTAGATTTATTGAACCCTACTAAAAATGGGGCCCTTGTTTTGGTATCGACGTTCTAGATTCAGGGAACCATCCATGGGACGGTTCTCTTATAGTGGGAAAGACTCTTAATAACTGCTTACTCGGGTAACCAAGTGTTATGGCATGACTTGCTAAGATGCCTTTTGGAATGGGTTCTCTTTTTCGGAGAACCCTCTTGGTAACAACGTCAGTCTCCTATAGATGACCAAGGATGAGCTTGTCTACACCTTTGCCCTTACCTACACTCCTGAGGCGTTTGCTGGCACTCCGATTACCCGTGCAGGTGGTGCAGTTATTGGAGTTCAATGCCACTATCAAAGGTAAGCGACCTTTTGTGACTTGTGGCATTGCTTGCAGTGGTGGAACTGCAAGCCCATTTAATTGGTCACTTCTTGAACTGCAGGTTTCAAAATGTCAGCAGTAGTGCCTTGAAGCCAACTTGGGTCCCTTATGCCTCAACGGAGGCTGGTGAAGAAGTCTTGGTGTTCTCCCTGAAGCTCATGACTGGTTTGTGCAGTTTCTCTAGACCTTCTGCCTTCTGAACGAGGCTGTGCCTAAGCAGTTCTTCCCTCTTGCAGATGACTGGTCCTATGAGAGGCCTTCAAACTCTTACTTCCTGGGTGACGTTATTAATGTTGAGGCATCTGTGAAGGTATACAACCACGTCCctctgcgtgtgtttgtggacaGCTGTGTGGCCACCCAAGTACCTGATGTGAACGCCCTTCCGAGATATTTGTTCATTGAGAATCATGGGTGTGTTCATGTCACCAGATGCTGCAGAGTTGACTTGTTCTCGAGTTTGCTCCTTGTAACCGCTTTGTCCCTGACAACTACTTTTTACTCCTTAGATGTCTTGTGGATGCCAAGGTCACCGCTTCCAGCTCGCGCTTCATGCCTCGATCCCAGGAAGACAAAATCCGGTTCCAGCTGGAGGCCTTCATGTTCCAGGGGGGATCCAGTCCTTCTGTatgtattatgagtgttggagAATGACCTCTCCCATTTGCTTTGGTTTGTGTCCCCTTACCCGTGGTGTCTCTTGCAGATCTACATGACGTGTGTTCTGAAGGCCACTCTTGCTTCTGCACCTAGTGACGCGCTCCACAAATCCTGTTCCTTTGCCAATGGGTATGTTCATGCCACTTACGAAtacattaaaggtgccatgtctGATTTTTCGTATTGCAGGTGGCTTGCTGCTGATGGGAACAACCAGGTTTGTGGTTGCTGTGACTCAACATGTGGTCCTGATGGTGGAACTGCTGCTTCTCCTTTTGGAGGTAGGAAGGTGCTTTTAAGCTTGGTTTTTGACCCTTCAAGCACTTAACTTTGGTGTCTGCTTTTTCTAGGCCTTCGGTGGGAAGGGAAGGCCTCGCTCGGTCCTGTAGTGGTTCAAGAGCACAAGAAGACTTTAGCTGGTCTTCAATAAATGTGGGGGAGCAAACTTATTCTCGTTTCTGTTTTTCTTGTCTAGTTTAACCAATTGATTTTGTGCGAGGAAGTGGGTAGTCCTACTGTACCTATTCTCTTGCCAGAAGGAAAGGCTCCCTTTTCTCGTTAGGGAAGTTAATAAACCTTTTAAAGGGACCTGCTGTGAGCTCCCTTTTTTAGGAGTACTGTAAAGGTGGAATACATTGCCCATGATGCTGTAAAGGGAATTCTGTTAATTGGCACTTGTGCCAAAAGAGTTCTGCGTGAACGTCCACTTCCTTGAAGCACTGCAGATTTTTGCGTGCATCTTATGCAGTGAACTTGATTTTCTTCGTGTTGGTAACTTCAAATGAGCAGTTTAATTTCCCCCTTGCATCCCCCAAATAGGTTTGATCAGTTAAATTTGTTTCCTAATGCTCTTTGTTGACATCTCTCATGCTTTTTAAATCCATGTACAATAGAAGCGCACTCCCAGTATCAACACTGGCACCACGTTTTCCACCTTCAGATGGGTTATTTATAGGCTTTACATTTTAGGAAAACGGCAGGCATCGCTTAAGTTTAGTATTTGGTGTGCCGAACCTGTACTGACGTAAGGGGTTTTTTGTGCAGTAGCAGGTCAGTTAGAATTCTGAAAAATCATTGACGAATTGACTCCCAGTGAATGACCTTTTTTGGTTTGTCACTTGTGCAACATCTTGGGCGGTTTCAATactaaagggatactccaccccaaaatgaagatCGTCATCACTTGCCCCCAAGTCGTTCCGAACCCATAagagcttcgttcatcttcggaaccccacttattttggatgaaaaccaggaggcttgtgatttGGCCCACAGGCTGCCAAGTAAaatgcactgtcaaggtccagaaaagcatcCTCGGAGTAGTCAGACTGTGTAcgttcttctgtgtcagccgcgccacaagcaTATGTTCTCCTCGCTTCCTAACGTTACGGTTcatccactgatggcagatgggtaATTCCGATGGtgcttttctggaccttggcAGTATATGGGATGGTCAcaggcctcccggttttcatccaaaatatctttaaccCCTTTGCTGTCAAGGATAGTCACCGGCCCcagattattgttttactttcacaGCACGTCAAACCTCTCTGCTGACAGAGACCGGATTCGCCCGTGTCTTGTCCATCATAACTGTGCATCATATCCCGCCCCATCCTACCCATGATGCATTTCCTGTACACATCTGTGTTGATATCTgaccacaacaacacagagaaaccTCTGTACCCATGAAACATCCAAATAATTAACACACGATTACGTTAGTTAATGGTATGTGATTTTGGGCGTTTTTATAACataaatgtacatctgaaatgctaacttgtgcagcgacgtaaaaggctataaatagcatatttttacagcaGTAAAATTCCACATGTGATCGCAAAAGGAGGTTATTACAAACAATCGGTTAATTTTCATGAATAGtcttatgtagcttgatgctaacgttagctctaatgcagctacatagcaggtgcagttcttcataatgcattttgtaatcattttgtcaaaggttgtaagaaaatgttttgttgtaattttatagTAAGGCTTTTGATAATAGTGGGGTAAATGTATACTGGAATAATGATAAATGAAGAATCAGGATTTTGTGTCATACCTGGCCCATGTGTGAAAGGCTCGTTTTGTAacaacaatagaatcatgaatggggcagTTTTGCCGGTCCAAACAAGAGATAATTGCATTCCAGGAGTCATAAATCAATTTTactagccttctctaaaaacacacatgacacgGTCTTAGAAAAGGTTTCATAAATGTGGTACCCGTCAAGGAGTAAATCTTTATGGTTTGACTACGCCACCCCCTGATGATGGGCAGGAGGACCCACAAGTCTTCCCTTAATGTAGTGTAGCTAACTCTATATTTTCCCCGCAAAGGGACAGTTGACAAGAGGCaggtatataaatgtatttcaaatttattacaatttaatacaaaaagtgtggaaaagttattaaaatggcTCTTAAATACTGCTATACAATTGGTGGATTCTCCTCAGTCTAGGAAGGTCGGATCAGCCAATGCGAAACCCCTGCTCAGGTGGACCCTGGTGAGACAAAAAGAAACAGGAGACAGCAACCCAGCACCAGAAGAAGCATGCAACACAGCAAGCACCACTCATTCAAGATCTTCAGATACCACGACAA encodes:
- the LOC113090767 gene encoding zona pellucida sperm-binding protein 3-like, which encodes MGLLQCLLVLVVLVVFDLKNAIGSLSSSQTSRVPVSSQVLGNTLQKASLFQSLDYRGFAQEPLGLQEKQVLQGPVKPLDWRFPIVPEVPSEMAVDFHLRQPVTPSSVAIQCGENRIHVEVQQDLFSNGELIQPSGLTLGGCPVVGLVPGSKVLFFENELQDCNSVLMMTKDELVYTFALTYTPEAFAGTPITRAGGAVIGVQCHYQRFQNVSSSALKPTWVPYASTEAGEEVLVFSLKLMTDDWSYERPSNSYFLGDVINVEASVKVYNHVPLRVFVDSCVATQVPDVNALPRYLFIENHGCLVDAKVTASSSRFMPRSQEDKIRFQLEAFMFQGGSSPSIYMTCVLKATLASAPSDALHKSCSFANGWLAADGNNQVCGCCDSTCGPDGGTAASPFGGLRWEGKASLGPVVVQEHKKTLAGLQ
- the LOC113090764 gene encoding zona pellucida sperm-binding protein 3-like, giving the protein MGLLQCLLVLVVLVVFDLKNAIGSLSSSQSPKSKKHQSYPASRVPVSSQVLGNTLQKASLFQSLDYRGFAQEPLGLQEKQVLQGPVKPLDWRFPIVPEVPSEMAVDFHLRQPVTPSSVAIQCGENRIHVEVQQDLFGNGELIQPSGLTLGGCPVVGLVPGSKVLFFENELQDCNSVLMMTKDELVYTFALTYTPEAFAGTPITRAGGAVIGVQCHYQRFQNVSSSALKPTWVPYASTEAGEEVLVFSLKLMTDDWSYERPSNSYFLGDVINVEASVKVYNHVPLRVFVDSCVATQVPDVNALPRYLFIENHGCLVDAKVTASSSRFMPRSQEDKIRFQLEAFMFQGGSSPSIYMTCVLKATLASAPSDALHKSCSFANGWLAADGNNQVCGCCDSTCGPDGGTAASPFGGLRWEGKASLGPVVVQEHKKTLAGLQ
- the LOC113090762 gene encoding zona pellucida sperm-binding protein 4-like, which encodes MAGSWCLAQILVVCAFCHAVPQWSQSLQNAQALMIQQTDQQFQLQKPVQQLTNQQFLFQKPVPQQPKPQFPFQKPVPQQPKPQFPFQKPVPQQPKPQFPFQKPVPQQPKPQFPLQKPVPQQPKPQFPLQKPVPQQPKPQFPLQKPVPQQPKPQFPLQKPDQLDKCAVADSEQIQCGLPGISGAACEAINCCFNGQQCFYGRAVTVQCIRDGQFVVVVSRDVTLPRLSLDSVQLLGGNDPPCAPVGSTPSFAIYQFPVTACGTSVMEDGGYVVYENRMTSSYEVGIGPYGSITRDSHFEFLFQCRYSGTSVEALVVEVNSVPPPPPVAAPGPLRVELRLANGQCVTKGCAEGDEAYTSYYSDADYPITKVLREPVYVEVHIMERTDPNIVLMLGRCWTTSTPSPLSLPQWDLLIDGCPYQDDRYLTTLVPVTGSSGLQFPTHYKRFVVKMFTFVDPASLAALQETVFIHCSTAVCHPSSGSCEQSCTRKRRDTRIKAVSGEQTVVSSGEVTLVM